From Triticum aestivum cultivar Chinese Spring chromosome 4A, IWGSC CS RefSeq v2.1, whole genome shotgun sequence, a single genomic window includes:
- the LOC123085550 gene encoding elongation factor 1-alpha-like, translating to MGKEKTHINIVVIGHVDSGKSTTTGHLIYKLGGIDKRVIERFEKEAAEMNKRSFKYAWVLDKLKAERERGITIDIALWKFETTKYYCTVIDAPGHRDFIKNMITGTSQADCAVLIIDSTTGGFEAGISKDGQTREHALLAFTLGVKQMICCCNKMDATTPKYSKARYEEIVKEVSSYLKKVGYNPEKVPFVPISGFEGDNMIERSTNLDWYKGPTLLEALDQINEPKRPSDKPLRLPLQDVYKIGGIGTVPVGRVETGVIKPGMVVTFGPTGLTTEVKSVEMHHESLLEALPGDNVGFNVKNVAVKDLKRGFVASNSKDDPAKEAANFTSQVIIMNHPGQIGNGYAPVLDCHTSHIAVKFAELVTKIDRRSGKEIEAAPKFLKNGDAGIVKMIPTKPMVVETFATYPPLGRFAVRDMRQTVAVGVIKGVEKKDPTGAKVTKAAIKKK from the exons ATGGGTAAGGAGAAGACTCACATCAACATCGTGGTCATTGGCCACGTCGACTCTGGCAAGTCGACGACCACTGGCCACCTGATCTATAAGCTTGGAGGCATTGACAAGCGTGTGATCGAGAGGTTCGAGAAGGAAGCCGCTGAAATGAACAAGAGGTCTTTCAAGTACGCCTGGGTGCTTGACAAGCTCAAGGCCGAGCGTGAGAGGGGTATCACCATCGATATTGCCCTCTGGAAGTTCGAGACCACCAAGTACTACTGCACCGTCATTGATGCCCCTGGTCACCGTGACTTCATCAAGAACATGATCACCGGTACCTCCCAGGCTGACTGTGCTGTTCTCATCATCGACTCCACCACTGGTGGTTTTGAGGCTGGTATCTCCAAGGATGGCCAGACACGTGAGCACGCTCTCCTTGCTTTCACtcttggagtgaagcagatgatctGCTGCTGCAACAAG ATGGACGCCACCACTCCCAAGTACTCAAAGGCGCGTTACGAAGAAATTGTGAAGGAGGTCTCTTCCTACCTGAAGAAGGTCGGCTACAACCCTGAAAAGGTTCCCTTCGTCCCCATCTCTGGGTTCGAGGGTGACAACATGATTGAGAGGTCCACCAACCTTGACTGGTACAAGGGCCCAACCCTGCTTGAGGCGCTTGACCAGATCAATGAGCCCAAGAGGCCCTCAGACAAGCCCCTCCGTCTTCCCCTCCAGGACGTTTACAAGATTGGTGGCATTGGAACTGTGCCTGTTGGCCGTGTTGAGACTGGTGTCATCAAGCCTGGTATGGTTGTTACCTTTGGTCCCACTGGTCTGACAACTGAGGTCAAGTCTGTTGAGATGCACCACGAGTCTCTCCTGGAGGCGCTTCCTGGTGACAACGTCGGCTTCAACGTCAAGAACGTTGCCGTGAAGGATCTGAAGCGTGGTTTTGTTGCATCCAACTCCAAGGATGACCCTGCCAAGGAGGCAGCCAACTTCACCTCCCAGGTCATCATCATGAACCACCCTGGTCAGATTGGCAACGGCTACGCCCCAGTGCTGGACTGCCACACCTCGCACATTGCTGTCAAGTTTGCTGAGCTGGTGACCAAGATTGACAGGCGATCTGGTAAGGAGATAGAGGCCGCGCCCAAGTTCCTCAAGAATGGTGATGCTGGCATAGTGAAgatgattcccaccaagcccaTGGTTGTGGAGACCTTTGCCACTTACCCGCCTCTTGGTCGTTTTGCTGTCCGTGACATGAGGCAGACTGTGGCTGTTGGTGTCATCAAGGGCGTCGAGAAGAAGGACCCAACCGGGGCCAAGGTGACCAAGGCTGCCATCAAGAAGAAGTAA